One window of the Pyrus communis chromosome 17, drPyrComm1.1, whole genome shotgun sequence genome contains the following:
- the LOC137722966 gene encoding biotin synthase, mitochondrial: MFSIRSIVRGQLRPSAVVLHSSFYSSLSSAAAVQAERTIAQGPRNDWTRDEIKGVYGSPVLDLLFHGAQVHRHAHNFREVQQCTLLSIKTGGCSEDCSYCPQSSRYNTGLKAQKLMTKDAVMEAAQRAKEAGSTRFCMGAAWRDTIGRKTNFNQILEYVKDIRGMGMEVCCTLGMIEKQQALKLKEAGLTAYNHNLDTSREYYPNIITTRTYDERLETIKHVRDAGINVCSGGIIGLGEAEEDRVGLLHTLATLPTHPESVPINALVSVKGTPLQDQKPVEIWEMIRMIATARIVMPNAMVRLSAGRVRFSMPEQALCFLAGANSIFTGEKLLTTPNNDFDADQLMFKMLGLIPKAPSFSDEPANAACEVDACEEAVSSSG; encoded by the exons ATGTTTTCCATTAGGTCCATAGTGCGTGGGCAGCTGAGACCTTCGGCGGTTGTGTTGCATTCTTCATTTTACTCTTCCTTATCGTCTGCAGCTGCAGTTCAAGCTGAGAGAACAATCGCACAAGGCCCCAGAAATGACTGGACCCGCGACGAGATCAAGGGCGTCTACGGCTCTCCTGTTCTCGATCTCCTTTTTCACGGA GCTCAAGTTCATAGGCACGCCCATAATTTTAGGGAAGTGCAGCAGTGTACTCTCCTCTCTATAAAGACGGGTGGATGTAGTGAGGATTGCTCATATTGTCCTCAATCCTCCCGGTATAACACAGGACTCAAGGCCCAAAAGCTTATGACAAAGGATGCTGTCATGGAAGCAGCACAGAGG GCAAAAGAGGCTGGAAGCACACGGTTTTGCATGGGTGCTGCCTGGAGGGATACAATAGGAAGAAAGACAAACTTTAACCAGATCCTTGAATATGTAAAAGACATAAG GGGTATGGGAATGGAAGTCTGCTGCACCTTAGGCATGATAGaaaagcaacaagctttgaaaCTCAAAGAAGCAGGCCTGACAGCTTATAATCACAATCTTGACACCTCAAGGGAATATTACCCGAATATCATTACCACAAGGACCTATGATGAACGCTTGGAAACCATTAAGCATGTCCGGGATGCGGGAATTAATGTGTGTTCAG GAGGAATAATAGGACTTGGAGAAGCAGAGGAGGATCGAGTTGGTTTGCTGCATACATTAGCAACACTCCCAACTCACCCAGAAAGCGTCCCCATCAATGCACTGGTTTCAGTGAAAGGAACACCTCTTCAGGATCAAAAG CCGGTTGAAATCTGGGAGATGATACGGATGATTGCCACAGCACGTATAGTTATGCCAAATGCAATGGTCAGATTGTCAGCTGGCAGAGTTAGGTTCTCTATGCCCGAGCAGGCATTGTGTTTTCTTGCCGGGGCAAATTCAATATTCACTGGGGAGAAGCtcttgactacaccgaacaacgATTTTGATGCTGATCAACTCATGTTCAAGATGCTTGGTTTGATTCCAAAAGCTCCTAGTTTCTCTGATGAACCAGCAAACGCGGCGTGTGAGGTAGATGCTTGTGAGGAAGCTGTTTCCAGTTCAGGCTGA
- the LOC137723075 gene encoding uncharacterized protein, whose translation MAASGSKIHPPPSSSKPPKNPTSLNPITETQTPNSDPSTSTIPPVPPSQEEIALSRASHITHHELIRRRRSYLRELKKCYKSHYWALMEELRIGYREYWWNYGVSPYKEEHRNERDAAGVAEGTDENNNNINGNCNNNNRGAAAGFDAQRKLQCASQQCKGKAMAMTSFCHLHILSDPKQKLYKPCDYVIKSAQAGPITCGKPILRSTVPSLCPIHFQVAQKAVRRALKKAGLNMSSSSKLAPKFHVIIAEYVHQIQAKRRTAQRAKGKKVAIKEENAD comes from the exons ATGGCTGCCTCTGGTTCCAAGATCCATCCTCCTCCCTCTTCTTCCAAACCTCCCAAGAACCCAACGAGCCTCAACCCCATCACTGAAACCCAAACCCCAAACTCCGACCCTTCCACCTCCACAATCCCTCCTGTCCCACCGTCCCAAGAAGAAATCGCCCTCTCACGCGCTTCCCACATCACCCACCACGAGCTCATCCGCCGCCGCCGCTCCTACCTCAGAGAGCTCAAAAAATGCTACAAATCCCACTACTGGGCACTCATGGAGGAGCTTCGGATTGGGTACAGGGAGTACTGGTGGAACTACGGTGTCAGCCCCTACAAGGAAGAGCACAGGAACGAGAGAGACGCTGCTGGGGTTGCTGAAGGCACTGAtgagaacaacaacaacatcaacgGCAATTGCAACAACAATAATCGTGGTGCTGCCGCCGGCTTCGATGCCCAAAGGAAACTGCAATGTGCTTCTCAGCAGTGTAAAGGCAAGGCCATGGCGATGACGAGCTTTTGCCACCTTCATATTCTTTCGGATCCGAAGCAGAAGCTCTATAAGCCTTGTGATTATGTTATCAAGAG TGCTCAGGCAGGACCTATAACATGTGGGAAGCCGATACTGAGATCCACTGTTCCTTCTCTTTGCCCAATTCACTTCCAAGTGGCTCAGAAGGCTGTCAGAAGGGCCTTGAAGAAGGCAGGCCTGAATATGTCCTCATCAAGTAAGCTGGCTCCAAAGTTCCATGTCATAATAGCGGAATACGTACACCAAATTCAGGCCAAACGAAGAACTGCACAAAGAGCCAAGGGGAAAAAGGTCGCAATTAAGGAAGAAAATGCTGACTGA